A region from the Variovorax paradoxus genome encodes:
- the tpiA gene encoding triose-phosphate isomerase, with translation MVTDNNTMTTKKKLIAGNWKMNGSLAANEALVKALQQGLAAAPASCDIALCAPAPYFAQLQLLLAGSGAMALGAQDISAHPQGAFTGEQSAAMLKDFGVRYAIVGHSERRQYHGETDDAVAAKTAAALANGITPIVCVGETLAEREAGRTEEIVKRQLAAVIHLNGHCISEIVVAYEPVWAIGTGKTATPEQAQAVHAVLRAQLHHAASEHAAGICILYGGSMNAANAAQLLSQPDIDGGLIGGASLKAPDFLQIISAASR, from the coding sequence ATGGTGACGGATAACAACACGATGACGACCAAAAAGAAGCTGATCGCCGGCAACTGGAAGATGAACGGCAGCCTGGCTGCCAACGAGGCGCTGGTGAAGGCCCTGCAGCAGGGCCTGGCCGCGGCGCCGGCCAGCTGCGACATTGCGCTTTGCGCACCGGCCCCCTATTTCGCCCAGCTGCAATTGCTGCTGGCCGGCTCCGGCGCCATGGCGCTGGGCGCGCAGGACATTTCGGCGCACCCGCAAGGCGCGTTCACGGGCGAGCAATCGGCGGCCATGCTGAAGGATTTCGGCGTGCGCTATGCCATCGTCGGCCATTCGGAGCGCCGCCAATACCACGGCGAAACCGACGATGCGGTGGCGGCCAAGACGGCGGCTGCGCTCGCGAACGGCATCACGCCGATCGTCTGCGTGGGCGAGACGCTGGCCGAGCGCGAAGCAGGGCGCACCGAAGAAATCGTCAAGCGCCAGCTGGCCGCGGTGATCCACCTCAATGGCCATTGCATCAGCGAGATCGTCGTGGCCTACGAGCCGGTCTGGGCCATCGGCACCGGCAAGACGGCCACGCCGGAGCAGGCGCAGGCGGTGCATGCCGTGCTGCGCGCGCAGCTGCACCATGCCGCGAGCGAACATGCCGCCGGCATCTGCATTCTTTACGGCGGCAGCATGAACGCGGCCAATGCGGCGCAGCTGCTGTCACAGCCCGACATCGACGGCGGCCTGATCGGCGGCGCTTCGCTCAAGGCCCCCGACTTTTTGCAGATCATTTCCGCCGCTTCCCGCTGA
- a CDS encoding NAD(P)H-quinone oxidoreductase, giving the protein MKAIEITSYGAPEVLRAVERPDPVAGVGELLIRVAASGVNRPDVLQRKGHYPVPPGASDLPGLEVAGEIVSGDAAALAEAGFKIGDRVCALIAGGGYAQLCVAPVAQCLPVPKGWSDIEAASLPETFFTVWSNVFERGRLQKGETLLIQGGSSGIGVTAIQIAKALGATVIVTAGSDDKCEACKKLGADHAINYRTSDFAEEAKKLTGGKGVDVILDMVAGDYVAREIECMAEDGRLVIIAVQGGVKSDFNAGLVLRKRLVITGSTLRPRPVAFKGAIAKALRKKVWPLLESGAVKPVIHSTFAAGGEPSGAAQAHALMESNQHIGKIVLTW; this is encoded by the coding sequence ATGAAAGCCATTGAAATCACTTCGTACGGCGCCCCCGAGGTGCTGCGCGCCGTGGAGCGCCCCGATCCGGTGGCCGGCGTGGGCGAACTGCTGATCCGCGTCGCGGCCAGCGGCGTGAACCGTCCGGACGTGCTGCAGCGCAAGGGCCACTACCCGGTTCCGCCGGGCGCCTCCGACCTGCCGGGCCTCGAAGTGGCCGGCGAGATAGTCTCGGGCGATGCCGCGGCCTTGGCCGAGGCGGGTTTCAAGATCGGCGACCGCGTCTGCGCGCTGATTGCGGGCGGCGGCTATGCGCAGCTGTGCGTGGCGCCCGTGGCGCAATGCCTGCCGGTGCCCAAGGGCTGGAGCGACATCGAGGCAGCCTCGCTGCCCGAGACCTTCTTCACCGTCTGGAGCAACGTGTTCGAGCGCGGCCGCCTGCAAAAAGGCGAGACGCTCTTGATCCAGGGTGGCTCCAGCGGCATCGGCGTGACGGCCATCCAGATCGCCAAGGCGCTGGGCGCCACCGTGATCGTCACGGCCGGCAGCGACGACAAGTGCGAGGCCTGCAAAAAGTTGGGCGCCGACCACGCCATCAACTACCGCACGAGCGACTTCGCCGAAGAGGCGAAGAAGCTCACCGGCGGCAAGGGCGTGGACGTGATCCTGGACATGGTCGCGGGCGACTACGTGGCGCGCGAGATCGAGTGCATGGCCGAAGACGGCCGGCTCGTGATCATCGCGGTGCAGGGCGGCGTCAAGAGCGACTTCAATGCGGGCCTGGTGCTGCGCAAGCGGCTGGTGATCACCGGCTCCACGCTGCGGCCGCGGCCGGTGGCATTCAAGGGTGCCATCGCCAAGGCGCTGCGGAAAAAGGTCTGGCCGCTGCTCGAAAGCGGCGCGGTCAAGCCTGTGATCCACAGCACCTTCGCGGCGGGCGGCGAACCCAGCGGCGCGGCACAGGCGCATGCGCTGATGGAATCCAACCAGCACATCGGCAAGATCGTGCTGACATGGTGA
- a CDS encoding NADH-quinone oxidoreductase subunit C yields the protein MTDFAISPEVLRATIAETLGARARSVTLALGEVTVVVGAADYIEAATLLRDAPGCRFEQLIDLCGMDYSDYREGEWQGERYGVVTHLLSVSLNQRVRLKVFAPNEDLPVVDSLQPVWSAATWFEREAFDLYGIVFEGHDDLRRLLTDYGFIGHPFRKDFPVSGHVEMRYDEEQKRVVYQPVSIEPREITPRVIREDNYGSGLH from the coding sequence ATGACTGACTTTGCAATTTCGCCGGAGGTGCTGCGCGCCACCATCGCCGAGACGCTCGGCGCCAGGGCCAGGAGCGTGACGCTCGCGCTGGGCGAGGTGACCGTGGTGGTGGGTGCAGCCGACTACATCGAGGCGGCCACGCTGCTGCGCGATGCGCCAGGCTGCCGTTTCGAGCAGTTGATCGACCTCTGCGGCATGGACTATTCCGACTACCGCGAAGGCGAGTGGCAGGGCGAGCGCTATGGCGTCGTCACGCACCTGCTGTCGGTGAGCCTCAACCAGCGCGTGCGCCTCAAAGTGTTCGCGCCGAACGAAGACCTGCCCGTGGTCGATTCGCTCCAGCCCGTGTGGAGCGCCGCCACCTGGTTCGAGCGCGAAGCCTTCGACCTCTACGGCATCGTGTTCGAAGGCCACGACGACCTGCGCCGCCTGCTGACCGACTACGGCTTCATCGGCCATCCGTTCCGCAAGGACTTCCCGGTGTCGGGCCACGTCGAAATGCGCTACGACGAAGAGCAGAAGCGCGTGGTCTACCAGCCGGTATCGATCGAGCCGCGGGAAATCACGCCGCGCGTGATTCGCGAAGACAACTACGGCAGCGGTCTGCATTGA
- the pnp gene encoding polyribonucleotide nucleotidyltransferase yields the protein MSLFNKVTKSFQWGDKTVVMETGEIARQAGGAVVVDIDGTVILATVVASKTAKPGQDFFPLTVDYIEKTYAAGKIPGSFFKREAKPSEHETLTSRLIDRPIRPLFPEGFLNEVHVVIHTLSLNPEVDADIAAMIGVSAALSISGIPFSGPIGAARVGYINGQYVLNPGQTARKDSQMDLIVAGTEAAVLMVESEALQLSEEIMLGGVVFGHEQANVAINAIHELVRDAGKPVWDWQPPAEDEAFVAKVKSLAEEKLRAVYQIRSKQARTQALREANASVMNALKESGEPFDAGKVNDLLFSIEAKIVRSQILSGEPRIDGRDTRTVRPIEIRNSVLPRTHGSALFTRGETQGLVITTLGTERDAQRIDALMGEYEDRFLFHYNMPPFATGEVGRMGSTKRREIGHGRLAKRALVAVLPTKEEFPYTIRVVSEITESNGSSSMASVCGGCLSMMDAGVPMKAHVAGIAMGLIKEDNRFAVLTDILGDEDHLGDMDFKVAGTTNGITALQMDIKIQGITKEIMQVALAQAKEARMHILGKMQEAMGEAKTEVSQFAPRLTTLKINPEKIRDVIGKGGAVIRGLQEETGTTINIDEDGTITIASTDPEKAEFAKRRIEQITAEVEIGKVYEGPVTKILDFGALINLLPGKDGLLHISQIAHERVEKVTDYLSEGQIVKVKVLETDEKGRVKLSMKALTERPAGMEYSERPPREDRGDRGGDRRERSDRGDRGGDRGDRAPRFGNEQQQQPRHEQPQAPVGEQPYAPREPQE from the coding sequence ATGAGCCTCTTCAACAAAGTCACCAAGTCCTTCCAATGGGGCGACAAGACCGTCGTCATGGAAACGGGTGAAATCGCCCGCCAGGCCGGCGGCGCCGTGGTGGTCGACATCGACGGCACCGTGATCCTCGCGACCGTGGTCGCCTCCAAGACCGCCAAGCCGGGCCAGGACTTCTTCCCCCTGACCGTCGACTACATCGAGAAGACCTACGCCGCGGGCAAGATCCCCGGCAGCTTCTTCAAGCGCGAAGCCAAGCCCAGCGAACACGAAACCCTGACCAGCCGCCTGATCGACCGCCCGATCCGTCCGCTGTTCCCCGAAGGCTTCCTGAACGAAGTGCACGTGGTCATCCACACGCTGTCGCTCAACCCCGAAGTCGACGCCGACATCGCCGCCATGATCGGCGTGAGCGCCGCCCTGTCGATCTCCGGCATTCCGTTCAGCGGCCCGATCGGTGCCGCGCGCGTGGGCTACATCAACGGCCAGTACGTGCTGAATCCGGGCCAGACCGCCCGCAAGGATTCGCAGATGGACCTCATCGTGGCCGGTACCGAAGCCGCCGTGCTGATGGTCGAGTCCGAAGCCCTGCAGCTCAGCGAGGAAATCATGCTGGGCGGCGTGGTGTTCGGCCACGAGCAAGCCAACGTCGCGATCAACGCGATCCATGAACTCGTGCGCGACGCCGGCAAGCCGGTGTGGGACTGGCAGCCGCCGGCCGAAGACGAAGCCTTCGTTGCCAAGGTCAAGAGCCTGGCCGAGGAAAAGCTGCGCGCCGTGTATCAAATCCGCAGCAAGCAGGCCCGCACGCAGGCCCTGCGCGAAGCCAACGCCAGCGTGATGAACGCGCTGAAGGAAAGCGGCGAGCCCTTCGACGCCGGCAAGGTCAACGACCTGCTGTTCTCGATCGAAGCCAAGATCGTGCGCAGCCAGATCCTCTCGGGCGAACCCCGCATCGACGGCCGCGACACGCGCACCGTGCGTCCCATCGAGATCCGCAACTCCGTGCTGCCGCGCACCCACGGCTCGGCGCTGTTCACGCGCGGCGAGACGCAGGGCCTGGTCATCACCACGCTCGGCACCGAACGCGACGCGCAGCGCATCGACGCGCTGATGGGCGAGTACGAAGACCGCTTCCTGTTCCACTACAACATGCCTCCCTTCGCCACCGGCGAAGTGGGCCGTATGGGCTCGACCAAGCGCCGCGAAATCGGCCACGGCCGCCTGGCCAAGCGCGCGCTCGTCGCCGTGCTGCCGACCAAGGAAGAATTTCCGTACACCATTCGCGTGGTGTCGGAAATCACCGAATCCAACGGCTCCTCGTCGATGGCATCGGTGTGCGGCGGCTGCCTCTCGATGATGGACGCCGGCGTGCCCATGAAGGCCCACGTGGCCGGCATCGCCATGGGCCTGATCAAGGAAGACAACCGCTTCGCGGTGCTGACCGACATCCTGGGCGACGAAGATCACCTGGGCGACATGGACTTCAAGGTGGCCGGCACGACCAACGGCATCACCGCGCTGCAGATGGACATCAAGATCCAGGGCATCACCAAGGAAATCATGCAGGTCGCCCTGGCCCAGGCCAAGGAAGCGCGCATGCACATCCTCGGCAAGATGCAGGAAGCCATGGGCGAAGCCAAGACCGAGGTGTCGCAGTTCGCTCCGCGCCTGACCACGCTGAAGATCAACCCCGAGAAGATCCGCGACGTGATCGGCAAGGGCGGCGCGGTCATCCGCGGCCTGCAGGAAGAAACCGGCACGACGATCAACATCGACGAAGACGGCACCATCACCATCGCCTCGACCGATCCGGAAAAGGCCGAGTTCGCCAAGCGGCGCATCGAGCAGATCACGGCCGAAGTCGAAATCGGCAAGGTCTACGAAGGCCCGGTCACCAAGATCCTGGACTTCGGCGCGCTCATCAACCTGCTGCCCGGCAAGGACGGCCTGCTGCACATCAGCCAGATCGCGCACGAGCGCGTCGAGAAGGTGACCGACTATCTGAGCGAAGGCCAGATCGTCAAGGTCAAGGTTCTGGAAACCGACGAAAAGGGCCGCGTCAAGCTGTCCATGAAGGCCCTGACCGAGCGTCCGGCCGGCATGGAATACAGCGAGCGCCCGCCGCGCGAAGACCGTGGCGACCGCGGCGGCGACCGCCGCGAGCGCTCGGACCGTGGTGACCGTGGTGGCGATCGCGGCGACCGTGCTCCGCGTTTCGGCAACGAGCAGCAACAGCAGCCGCGCCACGAGCAGCCGCAGGCGCCCGTCGGCGAGCAGCCGTACGCACCGCGCGAACCGCAAGAGTAA
- a CDS encoding NuoB/complex I 20 kDa subunit family protein, translated as MAIEGVMKEGFVTTTYDSVVNWAKTGSLWPMTFGLACCAVEMMHAGAARYDIDRFGMLFRPSPRQSDLMIVAGTLCNKMAPALRKVYDQMPEPRWVLSMGSCANGGGYYHYSYSVVRGCDRIVPVDVYVPGCPPTAEALLYGIIQLQQKIRRTNTIARA; from the coding sequence ATGGCCATTGAAGGCGTCATGAAGGAAGGCTTCGTCACCACCACCTACGACTCGGTGGTGAACTGGGCGAAGACCGGATCACTTTGGCCGATGACTTTCGGTCTGGCCTGCTGTGCCGTCGAAATGATGCACGCAGGCGCGGCCCGCTACGACATCGACCGTTTCGGCATGCTGTTTCGGCCCAGTCCGCGCCAGTCCGATCTGATGATCGTGGCCGGCACGCTGTGCAACAAGATGGCGCCGGCACTGCGCAAGGTCTACGACCAGATGCCCGAGCCGCGCTGGGTGCTCTCGATGGGCTCATGCGCCAACGGCGGTGGCTACTACCACTACAGCTATTCGGTGGTGCGCGGCTGCGACCGTATCGTGCCGGTCGACGTTTACGTGCCGGGTTGCCCGCCCACCGCCGAAGCGCTGCTTTACGGCATCATCCAGCTGCAGCAGAAGATCCGCCGCACCAACACCATTGCCCGCGCCTGA
- the secG gene encoding preprotein translocase subunit SecG, whose product MNVVLNLLVGVQMLSALAMIGLILIQHGKGADMGAAFGSGSAGSLFGASGSANFLSRTTAVLAAVFFACTLLLAYFSHARPAGGGSLLERAAIGTPATPASGAAGQIPGGTSGAAPAGAPASAPAAPVSGAGQIPNK is encoded by the coding sequence ATGAATGTGGTCCTCAATCTTCTGGTCGGCGTGCAAATGCTGTCGGCGCTTGCAATGATCGGGCTGATCCTGATCCAGCACGGCAAGGGCGCCGACATGGGCGCGGCCTTCGGTAGCGGCAGCGCGGGCAGCCTGTTCGGCGCCAGCGGCAGCGCGAATTTTCTTTCGCGCACCACGGCCGTGCTGGCGGCCGTCTTCTTTGCATGCACCCTGCTGCTGGCCTACTTCAGCCATGCGCGGCCTGCGGGCGGCGGCAGCCTGCTCGAGCGCGCAGCCATCGGCACGCCGGCAACGCCCGCCTCTGGCGCGGCGGGGCAGATTCCTGGCGGTACCTCGGGCGCGGCGCCTGCCGGTGCACCTGCTTCGGCGCCTGCCGCACCTGTTTCGGGCGCGGGTCAGATTCCGAACAAATAA
- a CDS encoding NADH-quinone oxidoreductase subunit A: MNLDSYLPVLLFILVGVGVGVAPQVIGYILGPNRPDAAKNAPYECGFEAFEDARMKFDVRYYLVAILFILFDLEIAFLFPWAIALKEIGAVGFWAMMIFLAILVVGFAYEWKKGALDWE; this comes from the coding sequence ATGAACCTCGATTCCTATCTTCCCGTCCTCTTGTTCATTTTGGTCGGTGTCGGTGTAGGCGTCGCACCGCAAGTCATCGGCTACATCCTGGGGCCCAACCGGCCCGACGCAGCGAAGAACGCTCCGTACGAGTGTGGCTTCGAGGCCTTCGAGGATGCGCGCATGAAATTCGACGTGCGCTATTACCTCGTCGCCATTCTCTTCATCCTGTTCGATCTCGAGATTGCCTTTCTCTTTCCATGGGCCATTGCGCTCAAGGAAATCGGCGCCGTCGGCTTCTGGGCCATGATGATCTTTCTGGCCATCCTCGTCGTGGGCTTTGCCTACGAGTGGAAAAAAGGCGCGCTCGACTGGGAATGA